From Camelus dromedarius isolate mCamDro1 chromosome 12, mCamDro1.pat, whole genome shotgun sequence, the proteins below share one genomic window:
- the DDIAS gene encoding DNA damage-induced apoptosis suppressor protein — MNRRRKFLLASVLALQNSSFIYPSCQRCFSRIILISKRSNCPKCGSTGEAENASYRYKLSLKVAESNKLFGITVFGSCLDAFFGLTATGLHRYIQDPNEIPETLDSDTTQNLLTKAVETCFVGQSFIFGVTNFENQYGQGSGSNNFLQQCSDLKKEVKALIACQIVLPDPGVVGFTVIDYFHQLLQLSDVRKLRCGSRAPSSRFLALEHSSSDFSSICGPDSSSCCFESHGRENFSGFRQPSLELISTDSQLTDDDFSASEQSKAIGTLSQNRKCISFTEATGSNTCHDTTHISWNFVSYMDKKSTAQKLCEEPGLQANQPRAVHSNHHEIRVSGSNLFPLKVEKPLEPTNTKSFHSTVEIKNRYSQCELKYRQYHDVDTLRGLQERSVCCPPPSLRFEEIAGGSQDCEPEIWDDLPFSESLNEFLAAFENEISLTHTDVSSRKCHLDNDVGKLPVDHSRLSVTPKRTTSILNMPPIALRSPQVTAKANTSKDNFLSNCEANLSPSVHKESHPENTAEAISISSSGRDTSENFLPNVYLSALFPSSKGSGTTSTLKSTEITSHRAEVSLTCSASESDHSCLKGKYFNGCGEKSLSEMSEKLTTLHSRRYNDVSSLHTLENKQYSRLPKNQGDSFPICRKLTYPLEAPCSSPNRSTNTLKEMHYEHTSNNLTQNCSTGHEGGYNASADLFDDSAKEMDIATEMTKKSQDILLQWGKPLAESRQTESDFSLRSLSENSSQSSQKLSLQSTSASLYPRTRSSSPHFQSDLEYDFEDSQDFVPCSQSTPVARFHQTRIHDGMKGAFKKFPAFYSDLDVNYKKTRLSSENDTQQATPTCPKNIKTPSQKSRSPTISGMTQPEIFNSCPVAECPESDVDEWVPPTTQKVFLSEMHGFQAMGLRKFPAAYNSPDQKELPRKKRKYVKQRTNKCLIKKELNLKNMLTAAVTNQKTPEYNRTRSGWIFKESVLGLGSCSEVKCCLPLSENWPPSMPDTKSAWSPELFSQNVT; from the exons GTATATTCAGGATCCTAATGAAATTCCCGAAACACTGGACAGTGATACAACTCAGAACCTATTAACTAAAGCAGTTGAAACTTGCTTTGTTGGACAAAGCTTCATTTTTGGAGTGACG AATTTTGAAAACCAATATGGACAAGGTTCAGGTTCCAATAACTTCTTACAGCAGTGCTCAGACCTCAAGAAAGAAGTTAAAGCGCTTATAGCTTGCCAGATTGTTCTACCAGACCCAGGTGTTGTAGGCTTCACTGTCATTGACTATTTCCATCAGCTTTTGCAGCTTTCTGATGTCAGGAAACTTCGTTGTGGTTCCCGGGCACCTAGCAGCCGCTTCCTTGCTTTAGAACACTCAAGTAGTGATTTCAGCAGCATATGTGGCCCTGACAGCAGCTCTTGTTGTTTTGAGTCCCATGGCAGAGAGAATTTTTCAGGATTCAGGCAGCCATCACTTGAACTCATTTCCACTGATTCACAACTAACAGATGATGATTTTTCAGCTTCAGAACAAAGCAAGGCCATTGGTACTCTTTCCCAGAACAGAAAGTGCATCTCCTTTACAGAGGCCACTGGTTCCAACACCTGCCATGATACCACTCATATTTCGTGGAACTTTGTTTCATACATGGATAAAAAGAGTACAGCACAAAAGTTGTGTGAAGAACCTGGCTTACAAGCTAATCAGCCAAGAGCAGTTCATAGCAATCATCATGAAATTAGAGTCTCTGGCTCTAATTTATTCCCTTTGAAAGTGGAAAAGCCCCTTGAGCCAACTAATACAAAATCCTTTCACAGTacagtggaaattaaaaataggtaTTCCCAGTGTGAACTAAAATATCGCCAGTATCATGATGTAGATACCCTCCGTGGCCTTCAGGAGAGATCTGTGTGTTGTCCACCTCCATCACTCAGATTTGAAGAGATAGCTGGTGGTTCCCAGGACTGTGAACCTGAGATTTGGGATGATCTGCCATTCTCTGAAAGCCTAAATGAATTTCTGGCAGCTTTCGAAAATGAGATTTCTCTAACTCACACAGATGTCAGTAGCAGGAAATGTCATCTAGATAATGATGTTGGTAAATTACCTGTAGACCACAGCAGGTTATCAGTAACTCCCAAGAGAACTACTAGCATACTGAATATGCCACCCATAGCCTTAAGATCACCACAAGTGACAGCCAAAGCAAACACCAGCAAAGATAACTTCCTTTCCAACTGTGAAGCGAATCTAAGTCCTAGTGTTCATAAGGAGTCACATCCAGAGAACACCGCAGAGGCTATCTCTATAAGTAGTAGTGGAAGAGACACATCTGAAAATTTTCTACCAAATGTTTATCTGTCAGCTCTGTTTCCATCTTCAAAAGGCTCAGGCACAACAAGTACTCTCAAGTCTACTGAAATTACATCACATAGGGCTGAAGTTTCACTTACATGCAGTGCTTCAGAGAGTGACCATTCTTGTCTCAAAGGCAAATATTTtaatggatgtggagaaaaatcGCTTTCAGAAATGAGTGAAAAGTTGACAACTTTGCATTCTAGGAGATATAATGATGTTTCCAGCCTTCACACCTTAGAAAATAAACAGTACTCTAGGTTGCCAAAGAACCAGGGTGACAGTTTTCCAATTTGCAGGAAACTCACATATCCTTTAGAAGCTCCCTGCAGTAGTCCAAATAGAAGTACGAATACACTGAAAGAAATGCATTATGAACACACCAGTAATAACTTAACACAGAACTGTTCTACTGGTCATGAAGGTGGCTACAACGCTTCTGCTGATCTCTTTGATGATAGTGCTAAAGAAATGGACATTGCAACAGAAATGACCAAAAAGTCACAGGATATTTTGTTACAGTGGGGAAAGCCTTTGGCAGAAAGTCGTCAGACAGAATCTGATTTTTCATTGAGATCCCTTTCTGAAAACTCTAGCCAGTCTTCACAAAAATTATCCTTGCAAAGCACATCTGCTTCTCTGTATCCAAGAACACGTTCCTCTTCACCTCATTTTCAGTCAGATTTGGAGTATGACTTTGAAGATAGCCAAGATTTTGTTCCATGTTCACAGTCAACTCCAGTTGCACGATTCCACCAAACTAGAATTCACGACGGGATGAAAGGAGCTTTCAAAAAATTTCCTGCGTTTTATTCAGATCTTGATGTTAACTATAAAAAAACAAGGCTTTCCTCTGAAAATGACACACAGCAAGCCACCCCTACCTGtccaaaaaatataaagacaccCAGCCAGAAATCCAGAAGTCCTACTATATCTGGTATGACACAACCAGAGATTTTCAACAGCTGTCCTGTTGCTGAATGCCCTGAAAGTGATGTTGATGAATGGGTCCCTCCTACCACACAAAAAGTATTTCTTTCAGAAATGCATGGATTCCAGGCCATGGGTCTAAGGAAATTTCCTGCTGCTTATAATTCTCCTGATCAAAAAGAATTACCAAGAAAAAAACGGAAATATGTCAAACAAAGaactaataaatgtttaattaagaAGGAGTTAAATTTAAAGAATATGCTTACAGCAGCAGTTACAAATCAGAAAACTCCTGAATATAACAGAACAAGGTCaggctggattttcaaagagtcAGTGTTGGGACTTGGTTCTTGTTCAGAAGTCAAATGTTGCCTTCCACTTTCAGAAAACTGGCCACCTTCCATGCCTGACACTAAAAGTGCTTGGTCTCCTGAATTGTTTTCACAAAATGTCACCTGA